The Pangasianodon hypophthalmus isolate fPanHyp1 chromosome 13, fPanHyp1.pri, whole genome shotgun sequence genome includes a window with the following:
- the nfil3-2 gene encoding nuclear factor, interleukin 3 regulated, member 2, with product MESPQSPANSSVGKTIENKETFSGYNNTLPSPKGNPRSVRLLKAKPNMTCRRKREFISDEKKDASYWEKRRKNNEAAKRSREKRRLNDMVLENRVIALNDENVRLKTELLQLKLRFGLISAASYMEKSQQIGGTMNGTSACSSSSSSHFYPNGYSSGSQVMNSDSSEAEQSVRGEGLAQLVKYSPRGSLSDMSDGSSRDSPEPMNYDIKQEGPGIDMDIANSTTTPIMFNIRRELSTSHHQHTFQSGYHSHQQQHHHQETVVSAAAPPVQTAQRSVILYRSSSVSYPVERSRPQEITQQKLPQILLQPTEGSTKGTESLSEATSQHESKTLDTLPYEYSDGEAAMKQAYRAQHQQLVASCQKAETMAPDLCRQGGEELYHYDSPQDEEPPVLSYEGGPRKEGYYQGHSGKDTSLSDGDPRSSDKDASTDDECPSSFCSETGSYHQQSPLAGGPNSSPQSQSRDSQAEVKGTALPHKLRLKHRSLSNAGSATQESPTTPPAHVHPLPQHPYLALPQSNQQLQVG from the coding sequence ATGGAAAGCCCACAAAGCCCAGCAAATTCCAGTGTAGGCAAAACCATAGAGAATAAAGAAACTTTCTCAGGCTATAACAACACTCTTCCTTCACCTAAGGGCAACCCTCGTTCTGTCCGCCTTTTAAAAGCCAAGCCAAACATGACCTGCCGGCGCAAGCGTGAGTTTATCTCTGATGAGAAGAAAGATGCCTCCTACTGGGAGAAACGCCGCAAGAACAACGAAGCAGCTAAGCGTTCCCGGGAAAAACGGAGACTCAATGACATGGTTTTGGAGAATAGAGTTATTGCACTGAATGATGAGAATGTACGTCTAAAAACAGAACTCCTGCAGCTGAAACTCAGATTTGGCCTCATCAGTGCAGCCTCCTACATGGAGAAGAGCCAGCAAATTGGAGGAACAATGAATGGAACTTCTGCatgctcttcctcttcttccagTCATTTCTACCCTAATGGCTACTCTAGTGGCTCCCAAGTGATGAACTCTGACTCCTCAGAGGCTGAGCAGTCTGTCCGGGGTGAGGGACTTGCCCAGTTAGTTAAGTACTCTCCTCGAGGTTCTCTCTCAGATATGTCTGATGGTTCTTCCCGTGACAGTCCAGAGCCAATGAACTATGATATCAAGCAGGAAGGGCCAGGGATAGATATGGACATTGCAAACAGCACGACCACACCAATTATGTTTAATATCCGTCGTGAGTTGtccacatcacatcaccaaCATACCTTTCAATCAGGATATCACAGCCACCAACAACAGCATCATCACCAAGAGACTGTAGTCAGTGCTGCTGCACCTCCAGTGCAGACTGCTCAAAGAAGTGTCATCCTGTATCGCTCTAGCAGTGTCTCGTATCCTGTAGAGCGTTCAAGACCTCAGGAAATCACTCAACAGAAACTGCCACAGATCCTACTCCAACCTACAGAGGGATCTACCAAAGGCACTGAAAGCCTGTCAGAGGCAACCAGTCAGCATGAAAGTAAGACTTTAGACACTCTGCCTTATGAATACTCCGATGGAGAAGCAGCAATGAAACAAGCATACAGGGCCCAACATCAGCAGCTTGTGGCTAGTTGTCAGAAGGCTGAGACTATGGCACCAGACCTTTGCAGACAAGGGGGTGAAGAGCTGTACCACTATGACAGCCCACAGGATGAGGAGCCTCCAGTACTGAGTTATGAAGGAGGTCCCAGGAAAGAAGGGTACTATCAGGGTCACTCAGGAAAGGACACCTCCTTAAGTGATGGTGATCCCCGCAGTTCTGACAAAGATGCATCCACTGATGATGAGTGCCCATCTTCTTTTTGTTCTGAAACTGGCAGTTATCACCAGCAATCCCCTTTGGCTGGAGGGCCAAATTCCTCCCCACAAAGCCAAAGTAGAGACAGTCAAGCAGAGGTCAAAGGTACAGCACTACCGCACAAACTACGCCTTAAGCACAGATCTCTGAGTAATGCTGGATCAGCAACTCAAGAATCACCAACTACACCACCAGCACATGTGCATCCATTACCTCAGCACCCTTACCTGGCTTTGCCTCAGTCCAACCAGCAACTTCAGGTTGGTTGA